The following proteins are co-located in the Colletotrichum lupini chromosome 4, complete sequence genome:
- a CDS encoding short-chain dehydrogenase, which yields MGFIYSQLFKSLPYPTGSYAGKTIIITGSNVGLGKEAARHYVRLGASKLIIAVRSLDKGRAAKQDIESTTGCGKDVIDVWQLDMSSYANVQKFAERVKSELERVDIFIANAGVVHNKFKDMEGEEGTITVNVVSTFLLTALVLPKLKETASRFNTRPTFTITASEVHAWTNFEERTAPDGEIYNTIKERAKASDDAVGKLYPLSKLLEVLGVRTIAEMHPASEYPVTVNCVNPGLCHSELGREAGGWTLWIMKLLLARTTEYGSRTLVHAGASGADTHGKYMSDCGIEEPSPFVRSKEGKEAQDRAWNELVQKLEAIKPGVTGKI from the coding sequence ATGGGCTTCATCTACAGCCAGCTCTTCAAGTCCTTGCCGTATCCCACCGGTTCATATGCGGGCAAGaccatcatcatcaccgGCAGCAATGTGGGTCTCGGCAAGGAAGCCGCCCGGCACTACGTCCGTCTCGGCGCCAGCAAGTTGATCATCGCCGTCCGAAGTCTCGACAAGGGCCGGGCCGCCAAGCAGGACATCGAGTCCACCACCGGCTGCGGCAAGGACGTCATTGACGTCTGGCAGCTAGACATGTCCAGCTACGCCAACGTCCAAAAGTTTGCTGAGCGTGTCAAGTCTGAGCTGGAGCGCGTTGACATCTTCATCGCCAACGCCGGTGTGGTACACAACAAGTTCAAGGACATGGAAGGGGAGGAGGGCACCATCACCGTCAACGTCGTGTCCACCTTTTTGCTCACTGCCCTCGTCTTGCCCAAGCTCAAGGAGACTGCTTCCAGATTCAACACGAGACCTACCTTCACAATTACCGCCTCCGAAGTGCACGCCTGGACAAACTTTGAGGAGCGCACCGCCCCCGATGGCGAGATTTACAACACCATCAAGGAAAGGGCAAAGGCTTCAGACGATGCCGTAGGCAAGCTCTACCCTCTCTCAAAGCTGCTCGAGGTCCTCGGCGTCAGGACCATCGCAGAAATGCACCCGGCTTCCGAGTATCCCGTCACCGTCAACTGCGTCAACCCGGGTCTCTGCCACTCGGAGCTGGGACGCGAGGCCGGTGGCTGGACCCTGTGGATCATGAAGCTTCTCCTGGCTCGCACGACCGAGTACGGCAGCAGGACGCTAGTTCATGCCGGGGCCTCAGGTGCCGATACTCACGGCAAGTACATGTCTGACTGCGGTATCGAGGAGCCGTCGCCGTTTGTGAGGAGTAAGGAGGGAAAGGAGGCGCAAGATCGTGCCTGGAATGAGTTGGTGCAGAAGCTGGAGGCCATCAAGCCTGGTGTGACG
- a CDS encoding aldo-keto reductase: protein MFALPVPASLQKSLDTTKVEYVNLGTSGLRVSVPVLGGMSLGSSEWAPWVLDEEASLEILKAAYDRGINTWDTANMYSNGISEEVIGKAIKKFSIPREKIVLMTKCFIYVGEETNLHTTMFPQEVPKSKDYVNQGGLSRKAIFKAVDDALSRLGTTYIDLFQIHRFDPTTPIEETMKALHDLVQAGKIHYIGASSMWATQFARMQFVAEKNGWTKFVSMQNFYNLVYREEEREMNRFCKETGVGLLPWSPLYGGKLARSVKAENTSIRSQGKGPMNPDLSEADENIIRRVEEIAEKKGWSMSHVALAWIRYKGGVPITGFNSVKRIDEACELRGKTLTDEEAKYLEEPYVPKNVIGHD, encoded by the coding sequence ATGTTTGCACTTCCCGTTCCCGCCTCTCTTCAGAAGAGCCTCGACACCACCAAGGTCGAATATGTAAACCTGGGAACCTCCGGTCTTCGGGTGTCCGTTCCAGTCCTGGGCGGCATGTCCCTCGGGTCCAGTGAATGGGCGCCGTGGGTGCTGGACGAGGAAGCATCGCTTGAGATCCTCAAGGCCGCCTACGACCGCGGCATCAACACCTGGGACACCGCGAACATGTACTCCAATGGCATCAGCGAAGAAGTTATCGGCAAGGCCATCAAGAAGTTCAGCATCCCCCGCGAGAAGATCGTTCTCATGACTAAGTGCTTCATCTATGTCGGCGAGGAGACGAACCTCCACACTACCATGTTTCCTCAAGAAGTGCCCAAGAGCAAGGACTACGTCAACCAAGGCGGTCTCTCCCGCAAGGCCATCTTCAAGGCTGTCGACGATGCCCTCTCTCGTCTGGGAACGACGTACATCGATCTGTTCCAGATCCACCGCTTCGACCCGACCACGCCCATCGAGGAGACTATGAAAGCTCTCCACGACCTCGTTCAAGCCGGCAAGATCCACTACATCGGCGCCAGCTCCATGTGGGCCACCCAATTCGCGCGTATGCAGTTTGTCGCCGAGAAGAACGGCTGGACCAAGTTCGTCAGCATGCAGAACTTCTACAACCTCGTCTACCGCGAGGAAGAGCGCGAAATGAACCGGTTCTGCAAGGAGACAGGCGTGGGTCTTCTTCCCTGGTCACCGCTCTACGGCGGAAAGCTGGCGCGGTCTGTCAAGGCCGAAAACACCAGCATCCGATCCCAAGGCAAGGGTCCGATGAACCCCGATCTCAGTGAAGCTGATGAGAACATCATTCGCCGGGTTGAGGAGATTGCGGAGAAGAAGGGGTGGAGCATGAGCCATGTCGCGCTCGCTTGGATCCGTTACAAGGGCGGAGTTCCCATCACCGGCTTCAACTCTGTCAAGAGAATCGATGAGGCATGCGAGCTGCGGGGCAAGACTCTGACTGATGAGGAGGCCAAATACCTGGAGGAGCCCTATGTTCCTAAGAACGTCATTGGTCACGACTAG